Proteins encoded together in one Quercus lobata isolate SW786 chromosome 3, ValleyOak3.0 Primary Assembly, whole genome shotgun sequence window:
- the LOC115981076 gene encoding uncharacterized protein LOC115981076: MVERCLIAASLTALKEKPKPNVSPPRFKKVHSKSKKKLDPHENSDSSSSSTQSNTNTTSPPASPLSRSTSRADRLVKGVTQPIEGDSSIGIVETIFRSGWPKEIGLTVQKVLKVNHCDSVLNKFEEFRNKVKLNAANSCDGQLMERLIVDGNELLRFQGALITCSLGTNGDSSICYKKCCGVCRMIRSSFTVEDAPELVHENSWKAHEKVTNDYVAKRVCARRAIILCRVIAGRVGGYHRQELMVIGADGRFDSLVASDGDDSNGSDKLMVLNPRAMLPCFVVIYEVNCLP, from the exons ATGGTAGAAAGGTGCCTAATAGCAGCTTCTCTGACAGCTCTA aaagaaaaaccaaagCCAAATGTTTCCCCTCCACGCTTTAAGAAAGtgcattcaaaatcaaagaaaaaactagACCCCCATGAAAATTCAGattcttcatcatcttcaacTCAGtctaacacaaacacaacatCACCTCCAGCCTCTCCTCTTTCTCGTTCCACATCAAGAGCTGACAGACTTGTCAAAGGAGTCACACAACCCATTGAAGGAGATTCCTCAATAGGTATTGTGGAAACCATATTCCGATCGGGATGGCCTAAGGAGATAGGCCTCACAGTTCAGAAGGTGTTGAAGGTTAATCACTGTGATAGTGTTTTAAACAAGTTTGAAGAGTTCAGAAACAAAGTGAAACTCAATGCTGCAAATTCATGTGATGGTCAGCTAATGGAGAGACTGATTGTCGATGGGAATGAACTCCTAAGGTTCCAAGGCGCCCTTATAACTTGTTCTCTAGGAACTAATGGAGATTCAAGCATTTGTTACAAGAAATGTTGTGGGGTATGCAGAATGATCCGTTCCAGCTTTACGGTTGAAGATGCACCAGAATTAGTCCATGAGAACAGTTGGAAGGCACATGAGAAGGTGACAAATGATTATGTTGCCAAAAGGGTATGTGCAAGGAGGGCTATCATTTTGTGCCGAGTAATTGCAGGGCGTGTTGGTGGTTACCATAGACAAGAGCTCATGGTCATTGGGGCAGATGGTCGGTTTGATTCTCTCGTGGCATCAGATGGAGATGACTCTAATGGCTCGGACAAGCTTATGGTTTTGAATCCAAGGGCTATGCTTCCATGCTTTGTGGTCATATATGAAGTCAACTGTCTTCCATGA